A single region of the Arthrobacter sp. V1I7 genome encodes:
- a CDS encoding amino acid ABC transporter permease, with amino-acid sequence MNINWDLVWGSLGPILVGAVTGTIPLALASFGIGLLLALLVALMRLSRNPVFAGVARMYISVIRGTPLLVQLFVIFYGLPSIGLTISPWPSAIIAFSLNVGGYAAEVIRAAILSVPKGQWEAGHTIGMSRRQSLVRIILPQAARVSVPPLSNTFISLVKDTSLASLILVTELFRQAQQVAAFSQEFMLLYLEAAVIYWIICLFLSGGQSALEKRLDRYVAH; translated from the coding sequence ATGAATATCAACTGGGATCTCGTATGGGGGTCGCTGGGTCCAATTCTTGTGGGCGCGGTCACCGGCACCATTCCCTTGGCGCTGGCCTCGTTCGGTATCGGCCTGTTGCTGGCCCTGCTGGTGGCACTGATGCGGCTAAGCCGCAATCCAGTCTTTGCCGGTGTCGCCCGGATGTACATATCGGTTATCCGCGGCACACCTCTCCTGGTCCAACTGTTCGTCATTTTCTACGGGCTGCCTTCCATCGGACTCACCATCAGCCCCTGGCCCAGCGCGATCATCGCCTTCTCGCTCAATGTGGGCGGTTACGCGGCAGAGGTCATCCGCGCCGCCATCTTGTCCGTTCCCAAGGGGCAATGGGAGGCCGGACACACCATCGGCATGTCGCGCCGGCAGTCGCTGGTACGGATCATCCTGCCGCAGGCCGCCCGCGTCTCGGTCCCGCCCCTGTCCAACACGTTCATCAGCCTGGTCAAGGACACCTCGTTGGCTTCCCTGATCCTCGTGACCGAGCTGTTCCGGCAGGCGCAGCAGGTGGCCGCCTTCAGCCAGGAGTTCATGCTGCTGTACCTGGAGGCCGCCGTCATTTACTGGATAATCTGCCTGTTCCTGTCCGGCGGACAGTCCGCCCTGGAAAAGAGATTGGACCGCTATGTCGCACACTGA
- a CDS encoding IS630 family transposase, with translation MANVGRPKALLDLSAEERGTLERWARRRNSSQALATRSRIVLASAEGLTNVAVAARCGVEPHTVAKWRRRFLEHRLDGLVDDPRPGRPASITADQVEDVVVATLESTPANATHWSRAKMAERSGLSKSTIGRIWRTFELKPHRADGFKLSNDPLFVEKVYDVVGLYLNPPESAVVLSVDEKSQVQALARSQPAFPMMPGMPEKRTHDYVRHGTTTLFAALNTADGSVISSLHRRHRAAEFRKFLAKIDTQVPEGLDVHLICDNYQTHKTPTVKTWLENHPRFHMHFTPTYSSWLNQVERFFGFVTEDLLRRSDHRSVQALEADIRKWVSEWNTNPIPFTWTKTAEQILESLGRLLKRISGAGH, from the coding sequence ATGGCGAATGTCGGGCGGCCGAAGGCCTTGCTGGATCTGTCGGCTGAAGAACGCGGGACGCTGGAGCGGTGGGCCCGGAGACGGAACTCATCCCAGGCGTTGGCGACACGGTCGAGGATCGTGCTGGCCAGCGCCGAGGGTCTGACGAACGTGGCTGTCGCAGCCCGGTGCGGTGTCGAGCCGCATACTGTGGCGAAGTGGCGGCGCCGGTTCCTGGAGCACCGGCTGGACGGACTGGTCGACGATCCCAGGCCCGGACGGCCGGCCTCGATCACCGCCGACCAGGTCGAGGACGTGGTCGTTGCGACGCTCGAATCCACGCCGGCGAACGCCACGCACTGGTCGAGGGCGAAGATGGCCGAACGCTCCGGGCTCTCGAAGTCCACGATCGGACGGATCTGGCGGACCTTCGAACTCAAGCCCCACCGCGCCGACGGCTTCAAGCTCTCCAACGATCCCTTGTTCGTCGAGAAGGTCTACGACGTGGTCGGTCTCTATCTGAATCCCCCGGAATCGGCGGTCGTGCTCAGTGTGGACGAGAAGTCCCAGGTCCAGGCGCTGGCCCGGTCCCAGCCTGCGTTCCCCATGATGCCCGGCATGCCGGAGAAGCGGACCCACGACTATGTCCGGCACGGGACCACCACCCTGTTCGCCGCCCTGAACACCGCGGACGGGTCAGTGATCTCCAGCCTGCACCGCAGGCACCGGGCCGCCGAGTTCAGGAAGTTCCTGGCCAAGATCGACACCCAGGTCCCCGAGGGCCTGGACGTCCATCTCATCTGCGACAACTACCAGACCCACAAGACCCCGACCGTGAAGACATGGCTTGAGAATCACCCGCGTTTCCACATGCATTTCACCCCGACCTACTCCTCCTGGCTCAACCAGGTCGAGCGGTTCTTCGGATTCGTCACCGAGGACCTGCTGCGCCGCAGTGACCACCGCAGCGTCCAGGCCCTCGAAGCGGACATCCGCAAATGGGTCAGCGAATGGAACACCAACCCCATACCCTTCACCTGGACAAAGACCGCGGAACAGATCCTCGAATCCCTCGGGCGACTTCTGAAGCGAATTTCAGGCGCAGGACACTAG
- a CDS encoding LLM class flavin-dependent oxidoreductase → MAAEEAGIDGAYFRVHHFAEQQASPFPLLPAIAARTSRIEIGTGVIDMRYENPLYMAEEAAAVDLISAGRLQLGVSRGSPESVVAGYEAFGHLPAEGESAADMARRHTALFRSAISGAVIAAADPQASGPHRTCPGPAAVPFAPRANLLGCRQSCQRPVGRARGHEPHVFDLADRGYRVPFDQLQAEQIAGYREAWAAAGHRRTARVSVSRSIVPLIDDDSRRYFGLRAQAEARDQVGYIDGGLARFGRRYIGEPERLVEELSRDAAVAAADTLLVTVPNQLGVDFNVRLLGSISRDLRPALGWD, encoded by the coding sequence GTGGCCGCTGAGGAAGCCGGCATCGACGGTGCGTACTTCCGCGTTCATCACTTCGCTGAGCAGCAGGCCTCGCCGTTTCCCCTGCTCCCCGCGATTGCCGCCCGCACCTCCCGTATCGAGATTGGCACCGGAGTCATCGACATGCGGTACGAGAACCCGCTCTACATGGCTGAGGAGGCCGCCGCCGTCGACCTCATCAGCGCAGGGCGTCTGCAGTTGGGGGTGAGCCGTGGTTCCCCCGAGTCAGTGGTGGCCGGCTACGAGGCCTTCGGTCACCTCCCGGCCGAGGGCGAGTCCGCCGCCGACATGGCCCGCCGGCACACTGCGCTCTTCCGGAGCGCCATCTCGGGCGCAGTCATTGCCGCTGCCGATCCGCAGGCCAGCGGGCCGCATCGGACTTGTCCCGGTCCAGCCGCTGTCCCCTTCGCTCCCCGAGCGAATCTGCTGGGGTGCCGGCAATCGTGCCAGCGCCCGGTGGGCCGGGCACGAGGGCATGAACCTCATGTCTTCGACCTTGCTGACCGAGGATACCGGGTTCCCTTCGACCAGTTGCAGGCCGAGCAGATCGCCGGCTACCGCGAGGCCTGGGCAGCCGCTGGCCACCGGCGCACTGCGCGGGTGTCTGTGTCGCGAAGTATCGTTCCGCTGATTGATGACGACTCCCGCCGATACTTCGGCCTGCGCGCCCAGGCCGAAGCCCGGGACCAGGTGGGGTACATCGACGGCGGGCTGGCCCGCTTCGGGCGGCGCTACATTGGTGAGCCCGAGCGGCTCGTTGAGGAGCTGTCCCGGGACGCGGCGGTGGCCGCGGCGGACACGTTGCTCGTCACCGTCCCGAACCAGCTTGGCGTGGACTTCAACGTCCGGCTGCTCGGATCGATTTCCCGCGACCTCCGGCCCGCCTTGGGCTGGGACTGA
- a CDS encoding ATP-binding protein: MDENLGKFIDNFAELVQLAQSGQHRVPAGIQLLTTLTDHLAVPAESLSVVVEEIPPHRFVDADILMAGLAAEDADFRLLGVGGGDPRHHQSLSDMLQQSQFFPQFPISQPDYTNLAVGPDEQRQVVALGLWLFSHAGSPVAVLQRDANPRYGRQSASLEVLAGDTSHAAGFLSAFRRRMQNRSVLKGQVISLVMGEYGPSAAGVTFHARPALSASDVILPEGLLQKVSDHAVGIAKHRDSLNHYGQHLKRGILLYGKPGTGKTHTVKYLLSQSEGATAILLSGGSLARISEAATMARALQPSIVVLEDCDLIAEDRSFGHGPQPLLFEVLDAMDGLDNDADVAFILTTNRVDMLERALAQRPGRVDLAVDIPLPAQAERVGLVNLYAREIPFSREAVQDAAARTAGTTASFARELVRRAVVAAALDGVPVGDSHLAKAVEDLMADGEALTRSLLGSGTGGAGDGLGGPFPGAPDFRGPFPGGPDFGGPTASHPGS; the protein is encoded by the coding sequence ATGGATGAAAATTTGGGGAAGTTCATCGACAATTTTGCCGAGCTGGTGCAACTGGCGCAGTCGGGACAGCACCGGGTGCCGGCAGGAATCCAGCTGCTGACAACCCTGACGGACCATCTGGCGGTTCCGGCGGAATCGCTGTCCGTCGTGGTGGAAGAGATTCCGCCGCACCGCTTCGTCGACGCAGACATCCTGATGGCCGGGCTCGCCGCCGAGGACGCGGATTTCCGGCTGCTGGGTGTCGGTGGCGGGGACCCGCGCCACCATCAATCGCTCAGCGACATGCTGCAGCAATCCCAGTTTTTCCCCCAATTCCCGATTTCCCAGCCTGACTACACCAATCTGGCGGTGGGCCCGGACGAACAGCGGCAGGTGGTGGCCCTGGGGCTGTGGTTGTTCAGCCACGCAGGAAGCCCGGTGGCGGTGCTGCAGCGCGACGCCAACCCCCGCTACGGGCGGCAGTCGGCTTCGCTCGAAGTGCTGGCAGGCGATACCAGCCACGCCGCGGGCTTCCTTTCGGCGTTCCGTCGACGGATGCAGAACCGCAGTGTCCTGAAGGGCCAGGTCATCTCACTTGTTATGGGCGAGTATGGCCCGAGCGCGGCGGGAGTGACCTTCCATGCCCGGCCTGCCCTCTCCGCGTCTGATGTCATCCTGCCGGAGGGCCTGCTGCAGAAGGTGTCGGACCACGCCGTCGGCATCGCCAAGCACCGGGACTCCCTCAACCACTACGGGCAACACCTCAAGCGGGGAATCCTGCTCTATGGCAAGCCGGGGACCGGCAAGACGCACACAGTGAAGTATTTGTTGAGCCAGAGCGAAGGCGCCACCGCAATTTTGCTGTCCGGAGGATCACTGGCCCGGATCTCAGAGGCTGCCACCATGGCCAGGGCATTGCAGCCCTCCATCGTGGTACTTGAGGACTGCGACCTCATCGCCGAGGACCGCAGTTTTGGGCACGGCCCCCAGCCGCTGCTGTTCGAGGTGTTGGACGCCATGGACGGCCTGGACAATGACGCCGATGTTGCGTTCATTCTCACCACCAACCGCGTGGACATGCTCGAACGCGCCTTGGCGCAGCGGCCCGGACGTGTGGATCTGGCCGTGGATATTCCCCTCCCGGCCCAGGCGGAGCGGGTCGGGCTGGTGAACCTGTACGCCCGTGAGATTCCGTTCAGCCGGGAAGCGGTTCAGGATGCGGCAGCGCGGACCGCGGGAACAACGGCCTCGTTCGCACGCGAGCTCGTGCGCCGGGCCGTCGTCGCGGCCGCCTTGGATGGCGTTCCGGTCGGGGACAGCCACCTGGCCAAGGCGGTGGAGGACCTGATGGCCGACGGCGAAGCCCTGACCCGGAGCCTCCTCGGCAGCGGGACCGGTGGCGCAGGAGATGGCTTGGGCGGGCCCTTCCCGGGAGCACCAGACTTCAGAGGGCCCTTCCCGGGAGGACCGGACTTTGGCGGGCCGACCGCCTCCCATCCCGGGAGCTAG
- a CDS encoding amino acid ABC transporter substrate-binding protein: MKRTPLSAIGLFAAAALALAGCGSGPTTPVNSTPAGGADTSLSDVQSAGTLKVGTEGTYKPFSFHADGSGELTGYDVEMITAVAGKLGVEPAFQETQFDAIFAGLEARRFDVVANQVSITDERKAKYEFSTPYTVSTGVVVTKADNNGINSFESLKGKTTAQSLTSNWYKLAQESGATVEAVEGWAQAITLLKQGRVDATINDKLTYLDYQKTAKDSEIKIAAETTDKSLSAFAFRKGSTSLVEAVNKALGELQADGTLTKISQKYFDADVTK; encoded by the coding sequence ATGAAGCGCACACCACTTTCCGCTATCGGTCTCTTTGCCGCTGCAGCACTGGCCCTGGCCGGGTGCGGGTCGGGGCCGACGACTCCGGTCAACTCGACGCCGGCGGGTGGCGCAGACACTTCCCTCAGTGACGTCCAGAGCGCGGGCACTCTTAAAGTCGGCACCGAAGGAACCTATAAACCCTTTTCGTTCCACGCCGACGGCAGCGGCGAACTGACCGGCTACGACGTCGAGATGATCACCGCCGTCGCCGGCAAGCTTGGCGTCGAGCCGGCCTTCCAGGAAACCCAGTTCGACGCCATCTTCGCCGGCCTCGAGGCCCGGAGGTTCGACGTCGTCGCGAACCAGGTCTCCATTACGGATGAACGCAAGGCGAAGTACGAATTCTCGACCCCGTACACCGTGAGCACGGGGGTCGTGGTGACCAAGGCCGACAACAACGGCATCAACTCGTTCGAGAGTCTCAAGGGCAAGACCACAGCCCAATCGCTGACGAGCAACTGGTACAAGCTGGCGCAGGAAAGCGGCGCCACCGTCGAGGCCGTAGAGGGATGGGCGCAGGCGATCACACTGCTCAAGCAGGGCCGTGTCGACGCAACCATCAACGACAAACTGACGTACCTGGACTACCAAAAGACCGCGAAGGACAGCGAAATCAAGATCGCGGCCGAGACCACGGACAAGTCGCTGAGCGCTTTCGCCTTCCGCAAAGGATCAACCAGCCTCGTGGAGGCAGTCAACAAAGCCCTCGGCGAGCTGCAGGCCGACGGTACGCTGACAAAAATTTCGCAGAAATACTTCGACGCGGACGTCACGAAGTAG
- a CDS encoding transglycosylase domain-containing protein, whose translation MARNNRIRSRLVAALGRVLVLLTVSVLCGVLAASLVVPGVAAAGVAVRNSIIFFNNLPSELTVETPSQSTKVLSADGKPIATFYAENRVKVGLDQMSPYIKDAIIAIEDSRFYEHAGVDPQGILRALTSNVTSGERQGASTLTQQYVTNVINESLLSADKAGQVILSGQKSVGDKIREVKLAIELEKKYTKDQILEGYLNIVFFNRDAYGVEAAARYFFSTTAKDLTLPQAALLAGLVNGPSVYDPTVHPENAIQRRNQVLDSMLNQQKITQAEHDAATATGVELKITPGKQGCAHADMAPYFCDYVSHLILNNPAYGASPAEREKKLYRGGLTITTTLDSRLQAAAQAQVDATAGANPDRWGASLVSVAPGTGKILAMAQNTVFLPQPGKFDTQLNFNVDAKDAQGNDLNGAGGFQPGSTMKPFTFAQWLNEGKSLTAMVDAARRTYPLDFPWKSSCGKVLGAYSTEQKNAGLGAADDLQNNDEGYYRPMAVDYGLYNSINTATFAEAAQLDFCGIQKMVDAVGLHSGVDNAPVNMHQLGNLLGAIGVAPLHLANAFATFASDGKYCTPIALVDVTDATGRKLPAEAANCRDAVKPEVARGVNLVLQDVLKRGSGVYINPKVQNQVPVAAKTGTSNNNGATWVVGYTSGLATASFFGDTLEGQKRPGQNVTINGNFYKAIDGYMLAGPQWANYMQQVAGLYPAAAFPPPPESMTKP comes from the coding sequence ATGGCGCGGAACAACCGAATAAGATCTCGCCTGGTCGCGGCCCTTGGGAGGGTCCTCGTACTGCTGACAGTCAGCGTGCTCTGCGGGGTTCTGGCCGCCAGCCTGGTGGTTCCGGGCGTTGCTGCCGCCGGCGTTGCCGTCCGGAATTCGATCATCTTCTTCAACAACCTGCCGTCCGAACTGACAGTGGAGACGCCGTCGCAGTCAACCAAAGTGCTGAGCGCTGACGGAAAGCCCATCGCCACCTTCTACGCGGAGAACCGTGTAAAGGTCGGGCTGGACCAAATGTCCCCCTATATCAAGGACGCGATTATCGCGATCGAGGACAGCCGGTTCTACGAGCACGCGGGGGTGGATCCGCAAGGGATACTCCGGGCCCTGACGTCCAACGTCACCAGCGGCGAGCGGCAGGGCGCCTCGACGCTGACCCAGCAATACGTCACCAACGTGATCAACGAGTCCCTGTTGTCGGCGGACAAGGCCGGTCAGGTGATCCTCAGCGGGCAAAAAAGCGTGGGCGACAAGATACGGGAAGTCAAGCTCGCCATCGAACTGGAGAAGAAATACACGAAGGACCAGATCCTGGAGGGCTACCTCAATATCGTGTTCTTCAACCGTGACGCCTACGGCGTTGAAGCCGCGGCACGGTATTTCTTCAGCACCACCGCCAAGGACCTCACCCTCCCCCAGGCCGCCCTTCTCGCGGGCCTGGTGAACGGCCCCAGCGTCTACGACCCCACCGTCCACCCCGAGAATGCCATCCAACGGCGCAACCAGGTGCTGGACAGCATGCTCAACCAGCAGAAGATTACCCAGGCTGAACACGACGCCGCCACTGCCACCGGAGTGGAACTCAAGATCACTCCGGGCAAGCAGGGCTGCGCCCACGCGGACATGGCCCCGTACTTCTGCGACTACGTTTCCCACCTCATCCTCAATAACCCGGCCTATGGCGCCAGCCCGGCCGAACGGGAGAAGAAGCTGTACCGCGGCGGCCTGACCATCACCACAACACTGGACAGTCGGCTGCAGGCGGCCGCGCAGGCGCAGGTCGATGCCACCGCCGGGGCTAACCCGGACAGGTGGGGTGCGTCACTGGTCTCCGTCGCCCCCGGAACCGGCAAGATCCTGGCAATGGCGCAAAACACCGTATTTCTCCCGCAACCTGGAAAATTCGACACCCAGCTGAACTTCAACGTCGACGCCAAGGACGCCCAGGGCAACGACCTGAACGGCGCCGGCGGGTTCCAGCCCGGATCCACCATGAAACCGTTCACCTTCGCCCAATGGCTCAATGAGGGCAAGTCCCTGACGGCCATGGTGGACGCCGCCCGGCGGACGTACCCACTCGATTTTCCGTGGAAGTCCAGTTGCGGCAAGGTGCTCGGTGCCTACAGCACGGAACAGAAGAACGCCGGCCTCGGCGCCGCAGACGACCTTCAGAACAACGATGAGGGGTACTACCGCCCTATGGCGGTCGATTACGGGCTCTACAACTCAATTAACACCGCAACTTTCGCCGAGGCGGCGCAACTTGATTTCTGCGGCATCCAGAAAATGGTGGACGCCGTGGGGCTCCACAGCGGCGTGGATAACGCCCCGGTGAACATGCACCAGCTTGGCAATCTCCTTGGTGCCATTGGCGTGGCGCCGCTCCACCTGGCCAACGCGTTTGCGACGTTTGCCAGTGACGGCAAGTACTGCACGCCGATCGCCCTTGTGGACGTGACCGATGCAACGGGACGGAAGCTTCCGGCGGAGGCCGCGAACTGCCGCGACGCCGTCAAACCCGAGGTGGCCCGCGGCGTGAATCTCGTGCTTCAGGACGTGCTGAAGCGGGGGTCCGGGGTGTACATCAATCCGAAGGTCCAGAACCAGGTCCCGGTGGCTGCTAAGACCGGCACTTCCAACAACAACGGCGCGACTTGGGTGGTCGGCTACACCTCCGGCCTCGCCACCGCCTCCTTCTTCGGTGACACCCTCGAGGGTCAGAAACGGCCCGGCCAGAACGTCACCATCAACGGCAATTTTTACAAGGCCATTGACGGATACATGCTCGCCGGCCCGCAGTGGGCGAACTACATGCAACAGGTTGCGGGGCTCTACCCGGCCGCTGCCTTTCCGCCGCCGCCCGAATCCATGACCAAGCCCTGA
- a CDS encoding amino acid ABC transporter ATP-binding protein codes for MSHTDSTAPDAATILTVRGLRKAFGRHEVLKSIDVEVRRGEVVTLIGPSGSGKTTVLRCLNGLEVPDAGIVSFAGELTVDFSAPVAKKQLNAMRDRSAMVFQHYNLFPHKTVVENIIEGPVQVQKRPKADAMKEARELLARVGLDDKENSYPFELSGGQQQRVGIVRALALRPQLLLFDEPTSALDPELVGDVLTVIKELADEGWTMVVVTHELAFARQVADEVIFMDGGVVVERGHPDTVLRDPREERTRQFVDRLLNPF; via the coding sequence ATGTCGCACACTGACTCCACCGCCCCGGACGCGGCCACCATCCTGACGGTCCGGGGGCTGCGCAAGGCGTTCGGTCGGCACGAGGTGTTGAAATCGATCGACGTGGAGGTGCGCCGCGGCGAAGTCGTTACCCTGATCGGGCCGTCAGGGTCCGGTAAGACGACGGTCCTGCGGTGTCTTAACGGGCTTGAGGTGCCCGACGCCGGCATCGTTTCGTTCGCGGGCGAACTCACCGTCGACTTCTCCGCACCGGTGGCGAAGAAGCAGTTGAATGCCATGCGGGACCGGAGCGCCATGGTGTTTCAGCACTACAATCTCTTCCCGCACAAGACCGTCGTGGAGAACATCATCGAAGGCCCGGTCCAGGTCCAGAAGCGCCCCAAAGCCGACGCCATGAAAGAAGCCCGGGAGCTATTGGCCCGCGTTGGTCTGGACGACAAGGAGAACAGCTACCCCTTTGAGCTCTCCGGCGGACAACAGCAACGCGTCGGCATCGTGCGTGCGCTTGCCCTGCGCCCGCAGCTGCTGCTTTTCGATGAGCCGACGTCGGCACTGGACCCGGAGTTGGTGGGCGACGTCCTGACCGTCATCAAGGAACTCGCAGACGAAGGCTGGACCATGGTCGTGGTCACCCACGAGCTCGCCTTCGCCCGCCAGGTCGCCGACGAAGTCATCTTCATGGACGGAGGCGTCGTCGTCGAACGCGGCCACCCGGACACCGTGCTGCGCGACCCGCGGGAGGAACGCACCCGGCAGTTCGTGGACCGGCTGCTGAACCCGTTCTGA
- a CDS encoding response regulator transcription factor — protein sequence MDEFDELLALARTAYARGDWHAAHRQLTQARTLSELATGDLNLLGSAAWWLGRVKESLGISEEVYQRFQDDDDAPGAAMKAVNLGLLWFIRGDLVIASGWVNRARRLLQELPEGPEHGYLLYLDAALALGIPDLAPAREAAAQLQDLGRRLRAPALTSFGLVLAGLADVRSGGTASGFAQLDEAMLPVLAGQLPPEWAGEIYCTVIHACHELADLHRMRAWTQATEQWCEQFPGEVVYSGICRIHRLQLLSIEGGWEAAEHEIERSGTELVGRNNWVAGEAFYQVGEIRRLRGDSSGAQKAYARARDLGTEPQPGESLLQHAAGKSDAAWAGLRAALAGRDRLACARLLESGVEIALALGKVEEAERLCGQLEETAAVFATAGFRAWAGQARAAVLIAESRHADALPVLQASAQEYRGLHARYETARIYELLAQAHRGLDLPSVAAADSATALAIYRELGALPDVQRLDGGRLPGGLTEREADVLAYTAAGASNKDTAEALFISQKTVGRHLANIFAKIGVSSRTAAAAWAHEHGLRPRR from the coding sequence ATGGACGAGTTCGACGAATTGCTGGCCTTGGCGCGGACGGCGTACGCCCGTGGGGACTGGCATGCCGCCCACCGGCAGCTCACGCAGGCCCGCACATTGTCGGAGCTGGCCACCGGGGACTTGAATCTTCTGGGCAGCGCGGCGTGGTGGCTCGGACGGGTCAAGGAATCGTTGGGGATTTCCGAGGAGGTCTACCAACGCTTCCAGGACGACGACGATGCCCCCGGTGCCGCCATGAAAGCCGTGAACCTCGGGCTGCTATGGTTCATCCGCGGGGACCTGGTCATCGCTTCCGGTTGGGTAAACCGCGCCCGGCGGCTGCTGCAGGAACTTCCCGAAGGCCCGGAGCACGGCTATCTGCTCTACCTCGACGCCGCCCTCGCGCTGGGCATCCCCGACCTCGCGCCGGCCCGGGAGGCCGCGGCGCAGCTGCAGGACTTAGGACGGCGCCTTCGCGCCCCGGCGCTCACGTCATTCGGCTTGGTTCTTGCCGGCCTGGCGGACGTGCGCAGCGGCGGCACCGCGTCCGGTTTTGCCCAGCTGGACGAAGCAATGCTGCCGGTGCTCGCCGGCCAGCTGCCGCCGGAATGGGCTGGCGAAATTTACTGCACTGTGATCCATGCGTGCCACGAGCTGGCCGACCTGCACCGGATGCGGGCCTGGACCCAGGCCACGGAGCAGTGGTGCGAGCAGTTCCCCGGCGAGGTGGTGTACTCGGGCATCTGCCGCATCCACCGGCTGCAGCTGCTGAGCATCGAAGGCGGCTGGGAGGCGGCGGAACACGAAATCGAGCGGAGCGGGACAGAGCTCGTGGGCCGGAACAACTGGGTTGCGGGCGAGGCCTTCTATCAGGTGGGCGAGATCCGTCGGCTGCGGGGGGACAGCAGCGGCGCCCAGAAAGCCTATGCCCGGGCCCGCGACCTGGGAACCGAACCCCAGCCTGGCGAGTCCCTGCTCCAGCATGCCGCCGGGAAGAGTGACGCCGCGTGGGCCGGTCTGCGTGCCGCCCTGGCCGGGCGGGACCGGCTGGCGTGCGCACGGTTGCTGGAGTCCGGCGTCGAAATCGCCCTCGCCCTCGGGAAAGTGGAAGAGGCGGAGCGGCTGTGTGGCCAACTGGAGGAAACCGCCGCCGTGTTCGCCACCGCAGGCTTTCGCGCCTGGGCCGGCCAGGCCCGGGCCGCCGTGCTGATCGCGGAGTCGCGGCATGCCGATGCCCTGCCCGTGCTGCAGGCTTCCGCCCAGGAGTACCGCGGGCTGCATGCCCGCTACGAAACGGCCAGAATCTACGAACTGCTCGCTCAGGCACACCGCGGGCTGGACCTCCCCAGCGTCGCCGCCGCCGATTCGGCGACAGCGCTGGCTATCTACCGCGAACTAGGCGCACTTCCGGACGTTCAGCGGCTCGACGGCGGCCGGCTGCCCGGAGGGCTGACCGAGCGCGAGGCGGACGTGCTCGCTTACACCGCCGCGGGGGCCAGCAACAAGGACACCGCCGAGGCGCTGTTCATCAGTCAGAAGACGGTCGGCAGACACTTGGCCAATATCTTCGCCAAGATCGGCGTCTCCTCACGCACAGCGGCCGCGGCCTGGGCCCACGAACACGGTCTGCGGCCGCGCCGGTAA